A window from bacterium encodes these proteins:
- a CDS encoding tetratricopeptide repeat protein — MAENQDIEKFIRELTDGYHGPDERSKRLDYLRHLIEAYKRYLPARVIEKIKVDPYSKRIDGERRNITVVFADLSGFTALSETMDAEDIASVINEFFTRMVRIVHKYGGSVDKFLGDALMVLFGAPVAHHDDPERAIRASLEMQEEMSRFNSEKNFASPLAMSIGVNTGPAVALNVGSEDRMEYTVIGDTVNLAARLEGVSKAGEIIISNFTYEHIADIAEAVKMPSVKVKGKKKPVINYLVKSMQEHRSVPVTIKTRLVGRREELQKIKDALQKVKQKNLLIMPVIGDPGSGKTRLGVENESMAAASGYTVLTARCMPYESSIPYRMITSLLNALYSIKPESSDEEKRIVVSLALKNRNLDLKDILPYIGILIGFEYDQTKNEPPEEVKKKIFRALKNIFQTEAEHNEVFIRIEDLQWSDPTSMELIDYFLKEIQRDTPILFLFECRSDYAFPWLQSGYCQALALKNLSPNETREFCQVALQGENIPDAVSALVYEKSSGNPLFAAEVTRLLLKKGALRRTKDGYVATERFKTIEIAESISSLILDQIDRMTELERRILQYASVIGKTFNRGLLTAILKIPDHELSPYLDKLQHFDGLLARGATADAYEFSASTTYEVVYSSLLRKRRKELHLLIGNEVESVQSSRITEHLEELAHHFSLSTDERKGIYYLKAAADKTYHLYALKETLSFFENALALLKKKDLSTDEKKDALEVLRRQGWVLKISGRLQEALVSQKKSLKLAREINSPKDEGMAANNIGIIYHELGIPQKGLAYWSRAQSIGNKIDDTGLQTQAINNLGHLFLQSGELTKALDHYAQALSLSQKIGLHGEIAIGQMNIGSVYERMGDFAKAVEFYRKAITAFETIGEKDNIAKCLNLIGAAQMYSGNMDEALKRFEESAALSEKIGDPLNQSKALGNVGQIYAQLWQLEKALAFFEQSLALAHVTGEPLQIMNMKNNIGDVEFFQGELVSAVQHHQSALELSIKIQDLYSEGNIRRSLGWDLFNSAGFTGAQAEFKKSHDIFMKINDRRNGVISMLASCAVALHFEPNPDAILFVSETKEKAVEKNVPEIQMLALEIIADHKMYEPGVEPAVVLNLFDQLLQISLSLGQKRLHAWTLGKKALFRLSNSLLSEDNDTIAGSRSLSADLQDKRLAGLNALVEAGIFLACKNPADALTVLSPAAADLRTGNHRELLVIALLVLHDIFTRIGDKDEALRNQLEAQRLYENISGELNKIQERLLDEKIKRTVIWITGRK, encoded by the coding sequence ATGGCTGAAAACCAGGATATTGAAAAGTTCATACGCGAATTGACCGATGGTTACCACGGTCCTGATGAACGGTCAAAAAGACTGGATTATCTACGACATCTGATCGAGGCGTATAAAAGATACTTGCCCGCACGCGTGATCGAAAAGATCAAGGTCGATCCTTATTCCAAAAGGATCGACGGCGAGCGCAGAAATATCACGGTTGTTTTTGCCGATCTCTCAGGGTTCACAGCGTTATCCGAAACCATGGATGCCGAGGACATAGCAAGCGTCATCAACGAGTTTTTCACGCGCATGGTCAGGATCGTTCACAAATACGGCGGCAGCGTTGATAAATTCCTTGGCGATGCGTTGATGGTGCTCTTCGGTGCGCCCGTCGCACATCATGATGATCCGGAACGCGCGATCCGGGCATCGCTGGAGATGCAGGAGGAAATGAGCAGGTTCAACAGCGAAAAGAACTTTGCCTCGCCGCTGGCGATGAGCATCGGGGTCAACACCGGACCGGCGGTTGCCCTCAATGTCGGGTCCGAAGACCGTATGGAGTACACCGTTATCGGCGACACGGTGAATCTGGCTGCCCGTCTGGAGGGCGTGTCAAAAGCCGGCGAGATCATCATTAGCAATTTTACCTATGAGCATATTGCCGATATCGCGGAAGCAGTAAAAATGCCGTCGGTAAAGGTCAAAGGCAAGAAGAAACCGGTCATCAATTACCTGGTAAAATCAATGCAAGAACACCGCAGCGTGCCGGTGACGATCAAAACCAGACTGGTGGGCCGGCGCGAAGAGCTGCAAAAGATCAAAGACGCCCTGCAAAAGGTGAAACAGAAGAATCTGCTTATCATGCCGGTCATCGGCGATCCCGGCAGCGGCAAAACGAGGCTGGGCGTGGAGAACGAGTCAATGGCTGCAGCCAGTGGATACACGGTGCTGACCGCAAGGTGCATGCCATACGAATCCAGCATACCGTATCGGATGATCACCAGCCTGCTGAACGCATTGTACAGTATCAAACCGGAATCGTCCGATGAGGAAAAAAGAATTGTAGTCAGCCTGGCGCTAAAGAATCGAAATCTTGACCTGAAAGATATATTGCCTTATATCGGTATTTTGATCGGCTTTGAATATGACCAGACAAAAAATGAACCGCCCGAAGAAGTAAAAAAGAAAATATTCAGGGCACTAAAAAATATCTTTCAAACCGAGGCTGAACATAACGAGGTCTTTATCCGGATCGAAGATCTCCAATGGTCTGATCCGACGAGCATGGAATTGATCGATTATTTCCTGAAGGAGATCCAGCGGGATACGCCAATATTATTTTTGTTCGAGTGCCGCTCGGATTACGCTTTTCCCTGGCTCCAGTCTGGATACTGCCAAGCCCTGGCGCTTAAGAATTTGTCGCCAAACGAAACCAGGGAATTCTGCCAGGTCGCTCTTCAGGGTGAGAATATTCCCGATGCTGTAAGCGCGCTTGTCTACGAAAAATCCAGCGGGAATCCTCTGTTCGCGGCGGAAGTTACAAGGCTGCTGCTCAAGAAGGGCGCTCTCCGCAGGACCAAAGATGGCTATGTCGCGACCGAGCGTTTTAAGACCATTGAGATCGCGGAATCCATTTCCTCCCTCATACTTGACCAAATTGACCGAATGACCGAACTGGAAAGGCGCATTCTGCAATACGCATCGGTTATCGGTAAAACCTTTAACCGCGGACTGCTGACGGCGATCCTTAAGATCCCGGATCATGAACTGTCGCCTTATCTTGATAAACTACAGCACTTTGATGGCCTGCTGGCGCGCGGAGCGACTGCTGACGCCTACGAATTCTCCGCTTCCACGACATATGAGGTTGTATACTCTTCTCTTCTGCGGAAACGCCGCAAAGAACTCCATCTGCTTATTGGCAACGAGGTGGAATCCGTGCAATCATCGCGGATAACGGAACACCTTGAGGAGTTAGCCCATCATTTTTCGCTTTCCACCGATGAACGTAAAGGAATATACTATCTGAAAGCAGCGGCTGATAAAACCTATCACCTTTACGCTTTAAAAGAAACCCTATCATTTTTTGAAAATGCGCTCGCGTTGTTAAAGAAAAAAGATTTGTCGACCGATGAAAAGAAAGACGCGCTTGAGGTGCTGCGCAGACAGGGATGGGTCCTTAAGATATCAGGCAGACTGCAGGAAGCACTCGTAAGTCAGAAAAAGTCCCTGAAACTCGCCCGGGAAATCAATAGTCCTAAGGATGAAGGCATGGCTGCTAATAATATTGGCATTATCTATCATGAACTCGGTATTCCCCAAAAGGGGCTTGCTTACTGGAGCCGCGCTCAATCGATCGGCAACAAGATCGACGATACCGGGCTCCAAACTCAGGCCATAAACAATCTTGGTCATCTTTTTCTGCAATCGGGTGAACTAACGAAGGCGCTTGACCATTACGCACAGGCGTTATCTTTAAGTCAAAAGATTGGATTGCATGGAGAGATCGCCATTGGCCAGATGAACATCGGCAGTGTCTACGAGCGAATGGGTGATTTTGCCAAAGCCGTAGAATTTTATCGTAAAGCGATCACTGCTTTTGAAACGATCGGTGAGAAAGACAATATTGCGAAGTGTCTGAACCTGATCGGAGCAGCACAGATGTATTCAGGAAACATGGATGAGGCCTTGAAGCGTTTTGAGGAATCTGCTGCGCTCTCGGAAAAAATCGGTGACCCGCTCAATCAAAGCAAAGCGCTGGGCAATGTAGGACAAATCTATGCGCAGTTGTGGCAGCTGGAAAAAGCGCTGGCTTTTTTCGAACAGTCGCTCGCTCTGGCGCATGTTACTGGAGAACCTCTGCAGATCATGAACATGAAAAACAATATCGGTGACGTTGAGTTCTTCCAGGGAGAGTTGGTCTCCGCGGTCCAGCACCACCAAAGCGCGCTTGAATTATCCATCAAAATACAGGATCTATATAGCGAAGGCAATATCCGTCGTTCATTGGGATGGGATCTTTTCAATTCCGCTGGTTTCACCGGTGCCCAAGCGGAATTTAAAAAAAGCCATGATATTTTCATGAAAATCAACGACCGGCGCAACGGCGTCATCAGCATGCTGGCCAGTTGCGCCGTTGCCCTCCATTTTGAACCAAATCCAGACGCCATCTTATTTGTCAGCGAAACCAAGGAAAAAGCGGTTGAAAAAAATGTTCCTGAGATCCAAATGCTGGCGCTTGAAATCATCGCTGATCATAAAATGTATGAGCCAGGCGTCGAACCTGCCGTTGTTTTGAACTTATTTGATCAACTCCTGCAGATCAGCCTTTCACTTGGTCAAAAACGGTTACACGCGTGGACCCTTGGAAAAAAAGCGCTTTTTCGGTTGTCAAACAGCCTGTTATCCGAGGACAACGACACCATCGCCGGATCAAGATCACTATCTGCGGATCTGCAGGATAAAAGACTGGCTGGTCTCAACGCGCTGGTTGAAGCGGGAATATTTTTGGCCTGCAAGAATCCGGCCGATGCGCTGACTGTCCTGTCACCGGCCGCAGCCGATCTACGAACCGGTAACCACCGGGAACTGCTCGTGATCGCATTGTTGGTGCTTCATGATATTTTTACGCGCATCGGCGACAAAGACGAGGCGCTGCGCAATCAGTTAGAAGCGCAGAGGTTATATGAAAATATCAGCGGTGAATTAAACAAAATCCAGGAACGGTTACTTGATGAAAAGATAAAACGTACCGTGATATGGATCACGGGCAGAAAATAA
- a CDS encoding pitrilysin family protein yields MINILLFLTCVQPIKVNEYILDNGLKLLIYEDHFAPVVATQIHYRVGSYNEPSGNTGISHLLEHMIFKGTKKYGPKVYDEMIKRSGGEENGFTSTHQTAYFANLNKDRYSIELEMEADRMQNSLIDATEFVPEKGVVMEERRLGENDPYGSFFELIDLMSYTTHPYRNPVVGYMQDLERITRDDVYKWYKKYYNPANAIIVVSGDVDPAQVLEQVEKYYGHIKGIKTGEPVFHEPPQHGERVFKFKRDVMVPAVCFNYHTVSMNHKDSYALDVLAMILSEGRSSRFEKKLVRTKNWATRVNAYPNHAKYEGTFTIFGVPQISIDIDTLRNGIDDEIGRLQSSGITDEELAKAKTSALAQAVYLLDSPTGIGYYLAYWEITGGGWQGINTYQENIQKVTRDDVQRVVNTYLIEDNRTVGYLLPQGGGE; encoded by the coding sequence ATGATCAACATACTGCTATTTTTGACCTGCGTGCAGCCTATTAAGGTCAATGAATACATCCTTGATAACGGCCTGAAATTACTGATTTACGAAGATCATTTCGCGCCGGTCGTCGCAACGCAGATCCATTACCGGGTCGGCTCGTATAACGAGCCGAGCGGCAACACTGGTATTTCCCATCTGCTGGAGCATATGATCTTTAAAGGAACAAAGAAATACGGTCCCAAGGTCTATGATGAGATGATAAAACGGTCCGGCGGCGAGGAGAACGGTTTTACGTCAACACACCAGACCGCTTATTTCGCCAACCTTAATAAGGACCGTTACTCGATCGAACTCGAAATGGAAGCCGACCGCATGCAGAACAGCCTTATCGACGCGACCGAATTTGTGCCGGAAAAGGGTGTGGTAATGGAGGAACGCCGGCTTGGGGAGAACGATCCATATGGCTCCTTTTTTGAGTTGATCGATCTGATGAGCTACACAACGCATCCTTATCGCAACCCGGTTGTGGGATACATGCAGGACCTTGAGCGGATCACCCGCGACGATGTATACAAATGGTACAAGAAGTACTATAACCCCGCAAACGCGATTATCGTCGTCAGCGGCGATGTTGATCCGGCACAGGTCCTGGAACAAGTGGAAAAATATTACGGGCATATCAAAGGCATAAAGACGGGCGAGCCGGTCTTTCACGAACCGCCTCAGCATGGCGAGAGGGTCTTCAAGTTCAAACGCGATGTCATGGTTCCGGCTGTCTGTTTCAACTACCATACGGTGTCCATGAACCATAAGGATTCGTACGCGCTTGATGTATTGGCGATGATACTATCCGAAGGGCGAAGCTCGCGTTTTGAGAAAAAACTGGTGAGGACAAAGAACTGGGCGACCCGTGTCAACGCTTATCCAAACCATGCCAAATACGAAGGCACGTTCACTATCTTCGGGGTTCCACAGATCAGTATCGATATCGATACGCTGCGCAATGGTATTGATGATGAGATCGGGCGGTTGCAGAGTTCGGGCATAACCGACGAGGAACTTGCAAAAGCGAAAACGAGTGCCCTTGCTCAGGCGGTGTATCTTCTTGATTCGCCGACCGGTATCGGCTACTACCTCGCTTATTGGGAAATAACCGGCGGCGGCTGGCAGGGCATAAACACCTATCAGGAGAATATCCAAAAAGTGACCAGAGACGATGTCCAACGGGTTGTCAATACTTATCTGATCGAAGATAACCGGACGGTCGGATACCTGCTGCCGCAGGGTGGGGGTGAATAA
- a CDS encoding pitrilysin family protein: MIPAIMISALFLNGFAIEQDTLSNGLVIMTIEAHKIPLVYGKILINAGSVFDPSGKEGIANVTGELLTRGTSNRTADELFDAIESVGGDLNAFTDEDYSGISGRVLSKDLELFISLMADCIMNPVFDPAEVAKITREVASQIKADNDDPWVVGEGKMRELIFGPHSLNHVPYGFENSVVTLKREDIGDFYGSFYSPNEAFVVLVGDFDTPSILATLEKYFGAWKIRSVKLPECFAAPLIPAIDRPKGLIVKRDISQAYIFLGFAASGYYSKDWIPTRIMNNILGGSGLTCRISDAIREKKGLAYSAGSYYARFGEGGFFEAYVQTKRESATDAISTLVGEIAGMQKGAIKKELDDARNFYIGHFPLTFDTYRELADFAAQIEIEKLGLDYAETFPRTVEQVTLDDIEMAAQKHLSPGAYYLVVVGDLDPEDIEVEGIDWIR, from the coding sequence ATGATACCGGCCATTATGATCAGCGCGCTATTCTTGAACGGTTTTGCGATCGAACAGGATACATTGTCCAACGGTCTTGTTATTATGACCATCGAAGCGCACAAAATACCGCTTGTCTATGGTAAGATACTGATCAACGCCGGAAGCGTGTTCGATCCATCGGGAAAAGAAGGCATCGCCAACGTTACCGGCGAACTTTTGACGCGGGGTACAAGTAACCGCACCGCGGATGAACTTTTTGACGCGATCGAGTCAGTCGGCGGAGATCTCAACGCTTTCACGGACGAGGATTACTCAGGGATCTCGGGTCGTGTGTTGAGCAAGGACCTGGAACTTTTCATTTCGCTCATGGCTGATTGCATCATGAATCCGGTTTTTGATCCTGCTGAAGTGGCAAAGATCACACGTGAAGTTGCATCCCAGATAAAGGCAGATAATGACGACCCTTGGGTGGTCGGCGAAGGCAAGATGAGAGAGCTAATATTCGGTCCGCACTCTCTGAATCATGTGCCTTACGGGTTTGAGAATTCGGTAGTGACATTAAAGCGCGAGGACATCGGTGATTTTTATGGTTCTTTCTATTCCCCCAACGAAGCTTTCGTCGTGCTGGTCGGTGATTTTGACACGCCGTCGATCCTGGCGACGCTGGAAAAGTATTTTGGCGCCTGGAAAATAAGGTCGGTAAAACTCCCCGAATGTTTTGCTGCGCCGCTGATACCGGCAATAGACCGTCCTAAAGGGTTGATCGTCAAACGCGATATTTCGCAGGCGTATATCTTTCTCGGGTTCGCCGCGAGCGGTTATTATTCAAAAGATTGGATACCGACCAGGATCATGAATAACATCCTGGGCGGCAGCGGTCTTACATGCCGGATCTCCGACGCGATCCGCGAGAAGAAGGGACTTGCATATTCGGCGGGTTCGTATTACGCTCGGTTCGGGGAGGGCGGTTTTTTTGAGGCCTACGTGCAGACAAAAAGGGAAAGCGCGACTGATGCGATCTCCACGCTGGTTGGGGAGATCGCCGGGATGCAAAAGGGAGCGATTAAGAAAGAACTTGATGATGCCAGGAATTTTTATATTGGGCATTTCCCGCTTACTTTCGACACTTACCGCGAACTTGCCGATTTTGCCGCGCAGATCGAAATAGAGAAACTCGGCCTGGATTATGCTGAAACATTCCCGCGGACCGTGGAACAGGTCACCTTGGACGACATTGAAATGGCAGCGCAAAAGCACCTGTCTCCGGGCGCTTATTACCTGGTCGTCGTAGGCGACCTGGATCCGGAAGATATTGAGGTCGAAGGGATCGATTGGATACGCTGA
- a CDS encoding HD domain-containing phosphohydrolase, translating into MPGNFKTIDTSLKDIIQRYFREFLHNIKEAIYIIDDRGYIRYVNKYVETMGHFKASELVGKHFTTLVAPESMKAALASDRAGRAGRSTKKPFELVLLDKNGERVHIKTTESLLKYKGKYIGTLGIAADITEFRKTTSELSKTIKDLKMLCNIGNELVSIMNPEAVFKRIIFHLKHTFGYERVAILLFDETTNELIIRAAEKPYPVAVRRLRIKPDMGITGHVAMTGKPYLSNDVRKERRYLIFDTKTRSEVCVPLKIYDIATGVINIESYKPNMFDENDIKLLTLISQVAAIAIENSQLYESLENSYLETIKALVSAVEAKDPYTKGHSQRVRKYANQIARHLSLTQNEQKELNYAGYLHDIGKIGISDFLLTKPSSLTTHEYELMKEHPNIGYNMIRDINHLTKASYIIRSEHEKYDGTGYPNGLKKHNIPVGARIIAVADAYDAMTTYRPYRKALSKKEAIRRLKENAGSQFDPRIVKAFFKAIRRCKPS; encoded by the coding sequence ATGCCCGGGAATTTCAAGACCATAGACACCAGTCTCAAAGATATCATCCAGCGCTACTTTCGAGAATTCCTTCATAATATCAAGGAAGCGATCTATATCATCGATGACCGGGGATATATCAGGTATGTCAACAAATATGTCGAGACCATGGGTCACTTTAAAGCGAGTGAACTGGTGGGCAAGCATTTTACCACACTGGTTGCGCCGGAATCAATGAAAGCCGCGCTTGCTTCGGACCGAGCGGGCCGCGCTGGCCGCAGTACGAAAAAACCGTTTGAATTGGTACTGCTCGATAAAAATGGTGAGCGGGTACATATAAAAACGACGGAGAGCCTGTTGAAATACAAGGGTAAATATATCGGCACGCTGGGAATAGCTGCGGATATAACGGAATTCAGGAAAACAACGTCCGAATTATCAAAAACCATCAAAGATCTAAAAATGCTCTGCAATATCGGCAACGAACTGGTCTCGATCATGAACCCTGAAGCGGTCTTTAAGCGCATTATCTTTCACCTTAAGCATACTTTCGGCTATGAGCGCGTGGCCATATTGCTATTCGATGAAACAACCAACGAATTGATCATCCGGGCCGCGGAGAAACCATACCCGGTGGCGGTACGGCGACTGCGTATAAAGCCGGATATGGGGATCACCGGGCACGTCGCGATGACTGGCAAACCGTACCTGTCAAACGATGTGCGGAAAGAGCGCCGTTATCTCATTTTTGACACAAAAACACGGTCTGAAGTCTGCGTACCGCTAAAGATTTATGACATTGCGACCGGTGTGATAAATATCGAAAGCTACAAACCGAATATGTTCGACGAAAACGATATCAAGCTCCTGACCCTTATCTCCCAGGTCGCAGCCATAGCCATTGAAAATAGCCAGCTGTACGAATCTCTGGAAAACAGCTATCTCGAAACAATAAAAGCCCTGGTTTCAGCTGTCGAAGCCAAAGACCCGTACACAAAAGGACATTCGCAAAGGGTGCGTAAATATGCCAACCAGATTGCCCGCCATCTGAGTCTCACCCAGAACGAGCAGAAAGAACTGAACTACGCCGGTTATCTGCATGATATTGGCAAGATCGGGATCAGCGATTTTCTTTTGACAAAACCTTCATCACTGACAACACATGAGTACGAGCTTATGAAAGAACACCCAAATATCGGCTACAACATGATAAGGGACATAAACCATTTGACAAAGGCAAGTTATATTATAAGATCGGAACACGAAAAATACGATGGGACGGGTTATCCTAACGGGTTGAAAAAACACAATATCCCGGTCGGCGCCAGGATCATTGCGGTTGCCGACGCGTATGACGCTATGACAACATACCGGCCGTACCGCAAGGCGCTGTCAAAAAAAGAAGCGATCAGACGGCTGAAGGAAAACGCCGGCAGTCAATTTGACCCGCGGATCGTAAAAGCGTTCTTTAAAGCTATCCGTCGCTGCAAACCAAGCTAA
- a CDS encoding CvpA family protein, with protein MSWIDIVMLILFVVLMVHGAITGLIRSLFDLAGIIVGYLLAINFHNILNIPKYIAIVLIFLVTVIAVSIAGRLLSKLIRHTPLGTFDRLAGGFLGLLKAYVCGFVFLIALLLLGKYDDVMKQSAFGPWVISSGVYTSSYVLPGKWSDWIKKVAFKKELVVSARCRRLS; from the coding sequence ATGTCCTGGATCGATATCGTTATGCTGATTCTCTTTGTGGTATTGATGGTCCACGGAGCGATCACCGGTCTGATCAGAAGCTTGTTCGACCTTGCAGGAATAATCGTAGGTTATCTGCTGGCGATCAATTTTCACAACATTTTGAACATCCCAAAATACATCGCCATAGTCCTTATCTTTCTGGTCACAGTCATCGCGGTATCTATTGCCGGAAGGCTGCTCTCAAAGCTCATACGGCATACGCCTCTGGGGACTTTCGACCGGCTCGCCGGTGGATTTCTCGGTCTGCTGAAAGCTTATGTTTGCGGATTCGTTTTTCTGATCGCGCTATTGTTGCTGGGCAAATACGACGATGTCATGAAGCAGTCGGCGTTCGGACCGTGGGTCATCAGTAGCGGTGTATATACCAGCAGTTATGTCCTACCCGGGAAATGGTCCGACTGGATAAAAAAGGTGGCGTTTAAAAAAGAGCTTGTTGTCAGCGCACGTTGTCGCCGGTTGTCATGA
- a CDS encoding SAM-dependent chlorinase/fluorinase: MIAARKHRIITFLSDFGTRDWFVPAVKGEILQKNPDALIIDITHELASFSIREAAFILMNTYHSFPPGTVHLAIVDPGVGSLRHAIIACSHGHYFVGPDNGLFSYIYSGSTSVYAIKDKKSASRTFHARDIFAPVAAKLSRGIEPHALGVKLKKFVCFTFPPVVKKNRLVKGEVVYIDRFGNLITNIPNNNMVRQFIMKDSYRVPVGSHYGQVKPGRLIALRGSAGYYEIASYQGNAARKTSAGIGMKVVGYL, translated from the coding sequence ATGATCGCAGCCCGCAAACATCGTATCATAACGTTCTTATCTGATTTTGGCACGCGTGATTGGTTCGTACCCGCGGTCAAGGGTGAGATCCTGCAGAAAAATCCCGATGCGCTGATCATAGACATCACCCATGAGCTTGCTTCTTTTTCTATACGCGAGGCGGCATTCATCCTTATGAACACGTATCACAGTTTTCCGCCAGGAACTGTTCATCTCGCGATCGTGGACCCCGGAGTTGGATCGCTGCGTCATGCCATTATTGCCTGCTCCCACGGGCATTATTTTGTCGGTCCTGATAATGGGTTGTTTTCCTATATATATAGCGGCAGCACCAGTGTCTACGCGATCAAGGACAAAAAATCCGCCAGCCGGACATTCCATGCCCGGGATATCTTTGCGCCGGTTGCGGCAAAATTGTCCCGGGGGATAGAACCCCATGCGCTGGGTGTGAAATTAAAAAAATTCGTATGCTTTACATTCCCACCCGTCGTCAAAAAAAATCGGTTGGTAAAGGGGGAAGTTGTTTATATCGACCGGTTTGGCAATTTGATCACGAACATACCCAACAACAACATGGTCAGGCAGTTTATTATGAAAGATAGTTACAGGGTACCCGTCGGATCGCACTATGGGCAGGTAAAACCGGGAAGGCTTATCGCGCTGCGCGGCAGTGCGGGATATTACGAAATAGCGTCGTACCAGGGGAATGCCGCACGCAAGACCAGCGCGGGGATCGGAATGAAGGTAGTCGGGTATTTGTGA
- a CDS encoding sigma-54 dependent transcriptional regulator: MKKNKILILDDEESLIKWLSYALGEKGFFVFATTEPNEALARLRAEKFDCIISDIKMPHIDGFAFLRKVRSIYPSVPVIFITAYGSMESAINALRDKASDYILKPFGIEEILVRIRANLTGDRPALTHIIGESRQIKNILSLVDKIAATDITVLILGESGTGKELIAHAIHDRSKRVKRSFVSLSCAALPETLLESELFGYRKGAFTGAVGDKDGLFMTADQGSFFMDEIGDTPQTIQMKILRLLEEQEITPLGSTQPAKVDVRLIAATNKNLLEEVKLGNFREDLYYRLNVIPIVLPPLRQRRDDIIMLAEHFLSSICKRENIGERKLLKTTVEALHDYDWPGNVRELKHVIERAVILTDSFYIKPEHLALQTAKSKSLDEIEDTEIQRVLAECDGNMTEVAKKLGISRATLYRKIHSK; this comes from the coding sequence ATGAAAAAAAATAAGATCCTGATCCTCGACGACGAGGAAAGCCTGATCAAATGGCTTTCTTACGCGCTGGGAGAAAAAGGATTTTTCGTTTTTGCCACCACCGAGCCGAACGAGGCGCTTGCCCGGCTGCGCGCGGAAAAGTTCGACTGCATTATCAGCGATATCAAAATGCCGCATATCGATGGTTTTGCTTTTTTGAGAAAAGTGAGATCGATCTATCCTTCTGTTCCCGTCATCTTTATAACCGCCTATGGATCCATGGAATCAGCGATAAACGCGCTGCGGGACAAGGCCAGCGATTATATCCTGAAGCCGTTCGGGATCGAAGAGATCCTGGTCAGGATCCGGGCCAATCTGACCGGTGATAGACCGGCATTGACCCATATAATCGGCGAAAGCCGGCAGATCAAAAATATCCTTTCGCTGGTGGACAAGATAGCGGCTACCGATATCACGGTTTTAATCCTTGGCGAATCGGGCACCGGCAAGGAGCTGATCGCTCACGCCATCCATGACCGCTCCAAGAGGGTGAAAAGAAGCTTTGTCAGCTTATCATGCGCGGCCCTGCCCGAGACACTCCTGGAGAGCGAGCTCTTCGGGTACAGGAAGGGCGCTTTTACCGGTGCTGTGGGTGATAAGGATGGTCTGTTCATGACGGCCGACCAGGGCAGTTTTTTCATGGATGAAATAGGTGACACACCCCAGACCATACAGATGAAGATTCTGCGATTGCTTGAAGAACAGGAAATAACTCCCCTGGGGTCAACGCAACCCGCAAAAGTTGATGTCCGGCTGATTGCCGCGACCAATAAAAATTTGCTGGAAGAAGTTAAACTCGGAAATTTCAGGGAAGACCTGTATTACCGGTTGAATGTCATTCCCATAGTCCTGCCGCCTTTACGCCAGCGCAGGGATGATATCATAATGCTGGCAGAGCATTTTTTGTCCTCGATCTGCAAGCGCGAGAACATCGGGGAGAGAAAGCTGTTAAAAACCACGGTCGAAGCTTTGCACGACTATGACTGGCCGGGTAATGTACGGGAACTGAAACACGTGATCGAAAGAGCGGTTATCCTGACGGATTCGTTCTACATAAAGCCTGAGCATCTTGCGCTGCAGACGGCTAAAAGCAAGAGCCTTGACGAGATCGAAGACACCGAGATCCAGCGGGTGCTTGCCGAATGCGACGGGAACATGACCGAGGTGGCGAAAAAACTGGGCATCAGCCGGGCGACCCTGTACCGGAAAATACATAGTAAATAA